The sequence TTCCCCGTCCGGGCCCACGGCGTCGTTCCGGAGTCCCCGCGTCGCGCGAGGGAGAAGTCGGCCCAAGGGGTTGTCTGACAATTCGCGTCGCATCAGCGCGCGGCGTTGGGCGCCCGGCTGGGCGTGCCGCCGAAGCGTCCTCGTACTGGACGTACTTGGACGATTCGGCGGTGCGTCCAGCCGGGATGCCCGGCGTCGCGCGCGCGGCGGGAATTGTCAGACAACCCCTAGACCGCGCGGTTGCGCCGCTGCGCCAGCTCGTCCGCCGGATCGTGGCCGACCACCGTCTCGCCGGTGTCGGTCCGCTCGGCGTGCAGCCGGTCCAGGGTGAGCTCCAGCTCCCGCCAGACCGCGCCGACCGCGATGCCGAAGACCCCCTGGCCCCCCTTCATCAGGTCGACCACCTGCTGCGGCGTCGTGCACTCGTACACCGTCGCGCCGTCGCACATCAGGGTCGTCCCGGCCAGGTCCGCGACCTCGGCGACGGCCTGCAGATGGGCGACCGCCACCCGGATGTTCTGCAGCGAGACCCCGGCGTCCAGCAGCCGCTTGACGATCTTCAGCAGCAGGATGTCGCGGAAGCTGTAGAGCCGCTGGCTGCTCGCGGGGTACACCGAGCGCACGCTCGGCTCCAGCAGCCCGGTGCGGGCCCAGTAGTCCAGCTGCCGGTAGGTGATGCCGGCCGCCGCGCAGGCGGTCGGGCCGCGGTAGCCGATCAGCTCGGAGGTCGGCGAGAGCCGCTCGATCGCGGGCTGGCCGGGCTGCACGGCCGGGAACCGGCCCACCCGCGGCAGCTCCGTCCGGGGCAGTTCGGTCACGGTGCGGGCGGTGCGCGGCAGGTGCACGGTGCACAGGCCTCCCGTGGCCACTTCGTCGCCAGTGCCGGTCATGCCTACCTCCGTCCACTCGTGCTGCGGGCAAAC comes from Streptomyces sp. TLI_053 and encodes:
- a CDS encoding MerR family transcriptional regulator; the encoded protein is MTGTGDEVATGGLCTVHLPRTARTVTELPRTELPRVGRFPAVQPGQPAIERLSPTSELIGYRGPTACAAAGITYRQLDYWARTGLLEPSVRSVYPASSQRLYSFRDILLLKIVKRLLDAGVSLQNIRVAVAHLQAVAEVADLAGTTLMCDGATVYECTTPQQVVDLMKGGQGVFGIAVGAVWRELELTLDRLHAERTDTGETVVGHDPADELAQRRNRAV